Within Desulfobacter sp., the genomic segment TATTGCAAATGCCTTTCAGAGCCTCCCATTCTAGAAAGACTGTGAATCACATAAGCCACTTTGATTCGTTTTTTTTTTGATTTCGTCATTTTAAACAGAAGATTGTTTTAGATTATTTTCACACCATAATTGGAGATTTAACAGAAGCCATATTCGTGTGGCCTCTTTTTCAGGAAATCTACAAAACGCATCTAAATGCCCTTGTACCGCTTTCGGGTTAAGGATACCGTATGTTTCCACACTTCTCTTAGAAAGAAGATCTGAAACCATCTCAAAAAGGTTATCAGCAAGCCACTTTGTCAAAGGGATTGAAAAGCCTTTCTTGGGACGATCATAAAGATTTTGCGGCAGGTATCGACTCAATGCTTTTTTTACAAGTAACTTACCCTGGTCACCAGGACGATTGGCCTTTAACGGTAGATTTGCAGCGAACTCGACAAGCCTCCGGTCAAGCATGGGAACCCTTACCTCAAGCCCTTCTGCCATTGAAGCCCGGTCCACCTTGACCAAAAAATCCCCAGGCAACCATGAAAGCAGACCTAATTTGAAGATATTATGGTACATCTCGTCTCGACTTCCAGGTTTGTCATTGAAAATCCCATCCACAAGGCCAGAATAACTTCCCACTGATGTGCCGATCAAGTTTTTACGCATCACTGGACTAAAAAGGCAATTGTATTTTACTGCTTCAGAAAACTTTCTTTCCAATACGCCTTCAATGATAGTGTTCTCATACCTCTTTCGAAAAATGGTTTTAAAAAAGAGCTTCCTGATACCAAGGGGCGCTCTGAATATATTAGCCAGCCGATCGAACTGTTTATACCATTGATATCCATGAAACAATTCATCTCCCCCATCTCCGGAAAGACATACTTTTAGGTGGGCTCCTGCATACCTTGTCAAAACAATGGATGGTATTGCCGAGGCATCTCCGAATGGCTCATCATACACCGAATAAAGGCTTTGAACCAAATCAACCATGTCATTCCCTTCGACATAATGTTCATGGTGGCTGGTTCCGAGTTGTTTTGCAATCTTTCTAGCAAAAACAGCTTCGTTAAATTCCGGCTCAGAAAAACCAATAGTAAAAGTTTTCAGCTCTGGTCCGTAATGCTTCCTTGCCACAGCTGCTACTAATGAAGAGTCAAGCCCTCCGCTTAGAAAACAACCAACGGATACGTCTGACACCAATTGCTCTTTTACCACTTTGTTAAATAATTCATCAAACCTTTCAGCGGCATCGGCTTCGTTGAAAGCTATGTCCCGCTGATCTTGAGAGAAGGGTACGTTCCAGTGCTTTTCCTTTATGGACCGTCCCGTTTCCGTTGACACGACCAGGGTATGCCCTGGCTCAAGCTTGTGAACATTTGATACAATAGAATGAGGTGCCGGAATATATCTAAGGGACAAATAATCTGCCAGTGCTGCCGAATTAATTTTCCGTTCAACCATTGGAAGGCTAAGAAGTGCCTTCAACTCGGAAGAGAAGGCAAAGGAATTATTTCCCTCAAAATAGTAAAGGGGTTTTATACCAATTGAATCCCTGCTAACGACAATTTGTGAACGCCTTTTATCCCATATGGCAAAGGCAAACATACCGTCAAGGTATTTGGCGGCATGAATCCCCCATTCCTTATAAGCCGCCATAACGACCTCGGTGTCCCCTTCAGAATTGAACAGATATCCTTTGGCTTTTAATAATTGGCGTATCTCTTTGAAATTATAGACCTCTCCATTATAGACAAGCACCAAGTCGTTACTGCGGTCGATAAAAGGCTGATTTGACTTAGACGAAAGGTCCAAGATGGAAAGACGTTCGTGCCCGAATGCAACATTCACCTTGGCCGACTGATCTGATTCGGGATGAAAGAAAAACCCTTCTGCATCCGGCCCCCGATGAGACAATAATAGCCCCATTCGAGCCATCCAGGCCTTTTCAATTCCTTGACCGTCAAACCTCGCGAGTCCAAAAACCCCACACATGACTACTAAAACCGCCCCATATATTGAACACCCATGTAATACCCTATTTTCTGTCTATCATACTTGCTTTTCGCCAGACTCGATAATTTAAAATCCCCCACCATGCAAACGTCAGTATAGCCGTAAACACGATCATTAGAACCAGCTGTTTCAACACTAATCCTACAATTACATACAAGGCCAGGTTGTGGGTATGAGGTGCAATCTGCATTTTTATTTGAGACATTATAGTTTGGTATTTTTTGGCACCCTTCCCTTCAACATTAGCTACAGATTCAGGCGGTACATTTGGCCCTTCAAGAAGACCTCTCAATTGAACGAATTTTTCGTATAAATGGGCATCCCCGCACATTAGAACGCGCACCCAGGCCATCAAAAGAACAACAAGTGGAAACAAAACCCAGAAACTATTCTCATATTCCAATCCCAGTCGGAAACCAACTGCAACATAAAGAATTACAAACCCTATTCGGTCTATCTGATTGTCCAGCCAAGTCCCCCAAAGGGACAAATCATTTTTCATTCTGGCAAGCGTACCATCGGCTGCATCCAATACTGAAAACAAGAAAATCATAAACGAAGCCAACAAATCATAACGATACTCATTAAATTGGATTAGCGAGCCGGCTATGATTATCCATAAAAGGCGGGATGCGGTAAGGTGATTTGGGCGTATCGGGGTTTTTATCAAAACGAGACATAGATAATAACTAACACGACGATAAAATGCCTTTATCCATTGACCATGTTTTTTTTCCATAACTTATTTCCTGATTATATTTCGTTGAACCGTCTGCCTCAATTTAAAGAATAAAGCCTTCATGTTATTTCCGATCAGTAAAATGGTCTCCTGTTTAATGATAAACAATTGATACGGCGATAGTTCAAAATAATATTTTAATAACAATGTGGCCATTACCGCCATAGCAAAATTAGATGTAGAATAAGCCAGAGCCACCCCTGACACACCCTGAGAATGAATAAAAACCAATATTAATAGTAAATTTATCACGAACCCAATTGACCGAATGAATGTCTTGATCAATGGTCTGCCCGTATGTGTAAAGGTTACATTACAGATACGAATATAGGACAGAAACATTGCTCCGGGTAAAAGCACCCAAGTCAAAGGTATAACAGAAGCAAAGGCTTCACCATACATTAAATTTACAAACGGCGTAACAAGAGTGGCACAAGCAGAACCAGTTATGATCATATAGATGGTAGTACTGCTGATTAGTAGTGGTAAGAAGTTTTTTACTTCGCCTTCAGTGCTCATAGATACTTTTGGCATAAAAGAGATTGTAATCTTTCTGATTAGCATGGCGGAATAATTGGCAAAATTCTCGGCAAGCGCATAACAACCGACGACATCAACTGAAAAAAATGAAGTTAAAATGAGCTTCACAACACTTTGGTTGGCTTTTTGAATAACGGCGCCCATATACCCTTTACCACCAAATGAAAAAAGGCTTCTGCATATTTCCCAGTTCGGCAACAGTGCTCTGATACTCAGCCCCCCTTCTATAGATTTTAATAAAAAACCAATGCATGAAGCCGTTGAAAGCATATGGGTCGCGATAGTCAAACAAACCATAGAAAGAATATTCCCGTCAAAGCAATATAACAATATAATGATTAGAATAAAACGAACCGATGCTGGAAAAATTTCAGATAGAATACCATATGCACTCATTCGGTAGGTTCCCTGAACAAGAGACAGCAAATTATTTTGCATTAAAATAAATGGCACGGACAGTAAGGAAATGCAAAGCAAGGATTGATCGACCTTATCATTCAAAACAAATGCCGAAAAAAAATCAATAAACAAGACAGAACCCGAGTAGTAAAGCATTCCGATTGTAAAGCCGAACAGTGCCCCGACGCCTAAAAGAGGCGTCATAGGTATCTTTTTCTTGTTTAGGTGGAAAATTAATGATGGGCCTAAGCCAAAGGAGCCCAAAGATGAGAACAAATTCGGTAAAATAAAAAGTATGACATAGGCCCCGTATTGATTGGGCCCTAATATGCGTACGGCAAGTATGCTGTTCAAGAGACTAATGGCGCTGGCTACCAGGGAAAGCGAAAAAAATTGTGCTGTCTTTTTAAAAAAACTCATTGGTCATTAAAAAATGAGAAAAAGCACTAAGCGTCTATGTTTCACCAAACGTATGTCCTCTTGACGCATCTTGATCACCTATCGAGGCCAGCTTGTTAGCAATAGCAGTCAACATCATTATAATCCCAAAAACAGATAACCGCTTTTCCAAATGCGGGACTAAAGGGCAAACTAAAGCAAAACTAATCACCATGTATTGACACCCGCTCCCAACCCCTCTAATGGACTGATTTTTACCCACCTTTTTTACCATTCTGGCTTTCCGGTAGGTAATAATAAAAAAAATTAAAAAGAACAAAAGACCGATTATACCGATTTCAATTATTTGATTTATAAAAATATTATGAGTATTAAAATCCGCCAAACTGGAAAATCCTTTATTTAAAAAGAGAGGCTTATCCAATTCGGTCGCATGAAATCCTCGCCCCAAAAATCCATCCCGAAATGAAATTAAAAGGCCTTCAGCTATCAATTGTGATCTTCCAGAAAATAGCGAAACTTTCCCCATATTTATAAATTCATATATTCTATCGCCCAAATTAACAGAATATTCAGAATTTAGCACAAACCCGACTGTTAAGGTTCCCGCGAGACTTAGGAACGTTTTCTTTTTACCTAATTTACTAAATAATACAAATAAAAATAATAGGACAGTTAAAATAATGCCGGCTCTTGAATAGCAGATATAACTAATACCCATTGTGAGAGTAAGCAATAAAACTGAAATAAGAAAAAATCTTTTTTGGGCTTTCACATATCCTATCCAAAAGCTGACAAATACAAATATGAATAGTGGATTTTCACTCGTTCCCCCAATCCAATTCCATACGTATCCTCTATCTACCCAATCCTTTGCAAAAGAGTATGATTCCATTATGGAATTTCCAGAAAGAATTCTAAGAGTCATACCATACCAAGCAGTGTATGCTGCGAACAAAATCGTAAAAGCAAAAAACAGCTTTAAAACCACCGGAGTAATACTAAAATCATCATTGCAGTTAAAATTTCGATACGTAATGACATAAACAATAGCCGAGAGAGATGTGGTTATATATATATGTATTAAAAATAAGGCATCTTCAGAGAACATTATTTTTTGTAATTCGACACATGTAAAGAAACCACAGATAAGAATGAATAAAAGGTAAACAACTCCGGAATTATCAATCCATTTATTAATCGGTTCTTTCCTAAAAATATAAATCGTAGAGCCTAACAGCATAAGAATTGTAAATTCGATGATTCTCTGGCTCGAATCTGAAAAATATGGCAAAGGTAAAAAAAATATAAAAGATAAAAGGAGAATTGCAAAACTCTCAAAATGAGCTTTCATTTTTGCCTTATCAGAGGCCTCCAAGGTTTTGCTTTCCTTAATAACATTAAAGGTTTCTTGATATCTGGTTACTTACCCCATAATCAGTATCTATAAATCGAATATCAAACATTGGGCCGATACCTTCGAATTCCCAGTGACACCTGAGATTAAAATCAAGATCAAGCAAATACAAAAAAGCATTCTTACCGATTCTCTCGCCTTTGGAACCATACATAGAACCGCCAAGTAGAATAAATTCATGATTCATGGCAAGGCCTCGAGTAAAATGCTGCGCTGTAAAAACTATTTCTCTATTATTGATCAGCTGGCCTGGCATTGAATCGCAATGGAGAAACAAATCACCGTATATAATTGTATTGTGAGCACAAACTCCAATGTCTGAAACGGTTTCAACCACGTCAAGAGAACGCTTATCCAGTATCAGTAAGCTACTTTTTTTGTTACTATATTGGGTATAATTGTGAGCCACGACATATACTTTATCTCCAGTTGAAAAAACAGAGTTTAGGTGTCCATAGTTTGGAGACTGTTTTCCATTTTTCAACCTACCTAAAGGATAAATGTGTTTTTTGGGCTTTCCTTTATCATCAAAGATTCTGATACAATTGTTAGATGGATCTGTTAGCCATAAGTCTCCATCAATGAAATCGATTTGATGGATATTCCTTGGCAAATTTTGTCGGAAGATTTTCACTTCCGGAATTTTAATTCCATTTAATTTCAGTTGAAGTACCCGTCCTGAGTACTTCAACTTCTGGTAGATGTAGATTTGCTTGTCATTGCCTTTTGTAATCCCGAAAAACTCTCCGGCTAACAATTGCGTGACTGCGCTTTGACCGCATAAATACAATCCCGTACCAGTTGAAAATAAAGCCTCAGGGAATTGACTATATGATTGATTATGGCAAAAAAACTTAACCGCCGAAACCTTTGAAAAATCACGGCGGCTCTGATACATTTCAATGTATTTTTTAAGAATTACTTTTGGATTTCTCATCTATTGAAGTTTCCATAAACTCCGAATCCAGTTACCCTGTTTTCGTCCCGATGGATTATAGTATTTAAAGTTCGGATTATTTGCAACCAATTGAAATATTACAGAAAGATATATAAAACCAGACAAACACTTCAGAACCGCGGCAGAAAAGTTGCGCCATATTCCTTTACTTTTCCTATGAAAATCAATTAAATCTTGATGCAGGCCTTTAACCCAACTATTATTTTGCCGATCTGAGGAGTTCCTCTGAATGGTTTCCGTATCTTCCCCTACGGTTAGAAGACGTTGACTTTTGAAAGCGTATTGCTCCATGAACCGATTAATATTAGTCGGGTTGAAAAAATGAACATGGGAATCCGTTTTATATTGAAAAACGATTCGGTTATGAATCTTCACCTTATTTTCATTGGGAATCTCTATAAAAAGGAACCCATTTTTTGATATAATCTGTTTCAAGCCCTGAATAAAAACAGGCAATTCCAATATATGTTCTAGAACATGCGACAATAAAATGATATCATATCGCTTCTCTGCGACTTTCTTTAGGTCAAATGGAGATACAATGAGGCTCAAGTCAAATTTCTGCATAGCAAAATCTGCCAACTCTTGACGTGGTTCAAATCCGTTTACCCTTGCGCCTTTTATAGCAAAGTTATTTAACAGACAACCAATTCCGGCACCAATTTCCAGAACTCTCAACCCACTCATTGGTCTATCCAAATATTTCTTAATGAATCTAAATTGACTCCGTGCTCTTAGTTTTTGAGATTGACGATAATAAAATGAAACTTTACGTTCCTGTTCTCTATAAAACTTTCTGTAGTGCTGTTCAACATCGAACTCGGATGGCAATGGGGATGTTGTCATAAATTTACATTTTGGACACAGAATTATATATGAACCTGAAAATTCTTGATGCTCACCAATTAATTCCCATGAGGTCCCTCCACAAACAAGGCAAACCTCTTTGATTTCATGACTGTCAATGCCAATTTGTTGTTTTCCCAATATCATATTTTCCTGAAAAATTGGCATAAGATGCCATTCAGCTTAATGCCCTATGGATTTATTCCCGCAATTCCCAATATGCATTTCAGTTATTCAACAGTTGAAACAATACATAACGCTGCTGATTTATTTTCTATACCTTACCTATCTTTTCATACTCATAAATTTGATCGATTCGTACTTGATGTCTTCCCCCTTCATATTCAGCAGTCAACCAGCTATCAACAATCATCTTTGCCAGTTCAGCTCCCACCACTCTGGCTCCCAATGCCAGCACATTGGTATTGTTATGCTCTTTTGAGGCTTTAGCAGAAAAAGGCTCAGAGCATACAACAGAACGAACACCTTCAAATTTATTAGCAGCGATGGACATCCCAACACCAGTTCCGCATATTAAAATTCCCTGATTGCAACTTCCACGTTGAATGGATTTGCATACGTCAGCAGCCACGACAGGATAATCCATCCGTTCAGCAGAAAACGTCCCGAAATCCTTATACGATATACCCTTTTCTGACAAATGGGCTTTAATGGCCTCTTTAAGATCAATAGCTACATGGTCACAACCTATTGCAATAGACATATGAAAAGCACCTAAAATTAATTATTTAGAATTATATTATTGTTATAGCCAATTTCCCCCGCAGCCTTGAGTTCACTGACTTTAGAAGCCCAGTCAGGAGATTGAACGATGACTGAGCAAACGACACAGGCGTTTGCACCTAAAGTCATCACCTCCCTTATCGTGTTCTCATGCATTCCCCCATCAATGACAATTTCCAAATCAGGGGCTTCCTGTCTCAGACGAATAATTTTCTCAGATGTTGACTGGATGTACTTCTGGCCTGAATATCCGGGATTGACTGCCATTAATAAAATTCTGTCAACATCGGGGAGATACTCAGCTATCTTTGATACAGGTGTTTCCGGATTAACACAAAGCCCTGCCTGAAACCCTTTTTTATGTATAGCATCGATAATGTCTGAATGATTATCAACGGATTCAAAATGAAATGTAAAGCTGTCTATGTTCTGCAGTCGATCAAGGTAATGCAAAGGATCATAACTCATTACATGAACGTGTTTGGGCAGATCAGTACGAAACTCACTTATAAATTCAGTGGAAAAAGCCTCAACCGGTACAAACTCTCCATCCATAATATCAAGATGAACCGAATCCACCAATGGCAAAAGTTTTGGAAGACTGTTTTGTAATTTATGTTTTTCAAGACATAAGAGCGAAAATTCAATCATCGTTTTACCTTCATTATGAAAATAAATCCCAAATTGCATCAGGGACCTTTGACCCGATATCAATTTGCCCTATTATATTTTTATTCGAAAACCCTTTGTTATAGCGATGCCGAATCAAAACACAGGACATTCCAGCAGATTCAGCGGCAAGGCATCCAGATGGACTATCTTCAAAAACCAGACATTCTCTTGATGCCACCTCAAGTTTCTCGGCTGCACGCAAAAAAATCTCTGGATCAGGCTTCGGCCTTAACACCTGATTGCCCATTACCAACGCCTGCTGGTGGAAACCCAAACGTTCTATAACGATTTCCACATACCGACCATATGAATTCGTTGCAATGGCAACCGATATTTGATTTTCGATTAATTTTTTAGCCAATGAAACACAATCGTCAATCAAAGGGGCTCTTGCTGCGACGTCCAACAGCAGTTGTCTCCTTGCTTTGATTAATTTTTGTGCATCTCCTTTCAACCCCAATTTATCCAAAATGAGGGACACATTCTTTTCTTCCGAACATCCTATAAACTGGGAGGGCTCCAGAGATACAGATAGCCCGAATTCATTTTCCAGAAGTCTGCTATAAGTTTGAATTCGATCAAGCTCAGAGTCTATCAATACACCATCTAAATCAAAAAGAGCTGCTTTCATGATAACAAAATCATTTCCGCCTTTTTCAAATCTGAAACGGTATTCACCTCTAACAATATCCCCGAATACTCTATAACACGAATATCATGCACCTTTACAGCCTGACGGATAACCCCGTAGTAGTTTTGACACTTGTCTCCATTTTCAATATACTGAAAAATTCTATTCTTTAACCACACCACAGTCCCATGGGACAGTTTTGCAACCCCAACCGCCTTTCCGACAGCACCTTCAAACAATGTGTTACGCATTTCAACAATACGATCACCATTAAGCGCGACCAACTCCATGTTATCGGATAGCTGGATGCTCTTATCCATGACAATAATATTATCCTGGTGGCAATTAATGAGGAGCTGAATTGTCTCCTCATTAACTATAATATCGCAATTAAGATGAATATATGCTTCGCCTTCTATCAGATGGCTAGCAAGCCAAAATGAATATGAACTGTTCGAGTTATCATACTCTGGATTATTCACAAACTTAAAATGACAGTCAGAAAATTTTTGGACGTATTTTTTGATAAGCCCACCATGGTATCCAGTGGCAATAACGATATCTTTAATTCCATTGGCCTTTAGCGAAGTAATCTGATAGTCAATAATCGGTTTACCAGCAACCTTAACCAAGGCCTTAGGAATCTCTTTTGTATAGTCATTTAGTCTGCTACCGAGACCGGCAGCAAGTATAAGCGCTTTCATCTTAACAAACTCACATCAGATAAATTGATTTAGCCAGTCTCAAGTCTTCCAATGCTCTCACTTTTTTAGCTTGCTCAATGAAGGGCCTGAATTCGCAGCGAACCGCCACATTCTTAGATAATGTTTCATATAAAAAAGACAAGACCGACTCTGGGATTTCAGGGTAAATATTAAAAAAATCACCAACAAAATGAAACGGCAGGTAATCCGGCCCAAAATATGAAAAATTCTTCTGGATAATCTCCAATTCTTCACCTTCTGCCATAGCTTCCCTCATTTCCATAAACTCTTGAATATATGGAGGAGAAAAATCAACATAGTGGACCACGTTTTCTTTGTCACAGACAAAATTCTTAGGATGCGGGTCTATGAATAAACCGGATTGAACTGCCAAACTTATTATTTTGGATATCTGTTCTACAACATCATTGTCCCCTTGCATCAAGTCGTCCAAAGAAAAGTTCTGCTGAATATTTGGTCCGTGAAAATGGCATATATATATGAGCCTATCCCCTTCGTTGAAAGACTCCTCCACTACCGGCAAAGGAATTCCCTTCTTCCTCAATTGCTTAATATAACGATCTGTCAGTTGTTTTATTTCGGCCATTTTTTCACTCAGCGCAGTGTTCGGTCGTATGATTTTTTTTATACACGGCGTGCCGTTAATATCAAGCAACTCAAAGGAGGTATTTAAAACACTAAAATTGCCAAATCCCGTATCAGGTCTCATTCAAAAGCCTACTTTCTTAATTTAATAATTCTAAATTTACAACTGCGCCAAAACCCTATACTTCGATAATCTTATCCAGCAATAGCTGATCGATAATTTTTGTAAAGAATCGCCTACTATTATCAATCTGCTCGAGTATTGTGTATCTTTGTTTTTGCCGCCCTCTTTCCCGAGAATCCAACAATCCTGCAATCACTTGCTCTTTTGTCAATCCAATTTTTGCCAAAGATGAAGGAAGGCCCAATCGTTGCATCATTTTTTTAATGCTCAGGTAATCCTGACCTTGGATGTATGACATGATCAGAACGCCCAATGCAACGAGTTCGCCATGAAGAGGAACAGTTGAACACTTTTCTTCAGCACAAAGCGCAAATAAATGCTCAGAGCCAGACGCGGGCGCACTACCAACCCAATCGGTTATGCAGCATAGTACCACCTGCGCCAGATGATACTCCCGTACCCAATTCAAAAACGGCTCAGACAAGTCAACAGTTTCAAGCCACAGTATTACACGCGCTGTTAAATCTTCAACAAAATAGTTCCGCTGTCTATTATACTGCGAAATCGAAAGCTTCCAGTCATATACGGCGGTATAAAATGCCATAATATCGCCTAACCCGGTCCGGATCAAACGAAAATTACTTTCCGCAAGCTTATCAAATACCCCCAAATCAAGCAGAGCAAGATGGGGCGGAGAACCATCTATCGTTAACTTATAACCCAGCTGCTTGATTGCTGGAAGCGCGTGGATTTTAGGAGAAGCATACACATGAGTTGCTAAACTAGTGGGAAACGAAATTGTCTGTCTCTCGGTTTTTAGTCCAATAAACTTTTGGATATCAATTGTTCTTCCGCCCCCGACCCCTACGATATAATCAATTTGACTGTTATCTAATATTGAATCAATAACATTCTCCAGAATTTCTCCGTTAAACTCGTCATCAAGATTAAGTGTCATATTTGCAGAATAGAGAGAACTTTTGCTTAACCCGTGCTCAATAAACTCAAATGGTGTTTTTTCTGTCACCAATAGGGATTTTCTTGAAATAACCGGCCAGACATATTCGATCAATCTGTGTCCAGCAGAAACAAAGGGTGCGATTTGATAGGCTAAAAGTTCCTTTGGCAAAAGCTTCTCAGACAGATCAAAGCTTTCTGAGCTGAATGGGGTATTAAATGTATCATTGTACGCCTTTTGATATTGGCCATCCCATGCCGAATCACTTTTTTTCCCTCTGCCGTTTTTTTCTTTTAAAAGATATGATTCTAAATCATATAAGTGGTTCTGTTTACTTGATTTCTCTCTCATCCTAAACTTTCTTTTTTAGGGTTGTCCACTTCACGTTCTTTCAAGCTAAACCTTTTTTTAATTTTAGGGTATATTTTACTGGTTTAGTTTGCTCCACCTTCTCTTTATTTCAATTGATAGCAATAGTATTGCTGATATAAAAAAACCGGCCCAAAATCCCCAAAAGGCATATTTAATAATGCTTGGTGCAACAGGTCTGGTTGATACAAATATGTCACCGTCAGTAACAAACGCCCTCAGTTTTGATTCACTAATTTCCAAATCCTTCAAAAGAGTGGTTTGCTTCTTGATTTCACCAGAGAATTCATGCCAATCATTAAATAAATAAATGTGGTTTTCTATTAATTGCAGTTCTTGCTCAAGCATTTGAACTAAGCTGTTCAGCATTTCTACCCTTTGACTTTGCAAAAAAATACTGGGTTGGTTTTTGCCGTGGATAATTTCAGACAGTTTGATCTCTTTTTGCAAAACCACTATCTCTTTTTTTAAGCCCGCTGTTTTCTTTCTGACCAAATCGGAGACAGCAGACCGTTCTCTGACAAGATTAGATATCAGCTTCTGCTCAATGGTGTAGCTATTCAAAAAATCAACAAATCGCTTCAGTGTATTTTTAATATCTTTTTGATCCGTTCCTACGATAGAAATGTGAATTTTTGAATCAAACGAATTCCGGCTCGGCATGGAATATTTTACAAATATACTTTTACCCTGAAAAGAACCAATCCCCAATGAGCCAAGGTGAACCATTTTTAAGCGACTATCAAATGGAATCTGATTTTCACCTGAGAACTTCTGTAAAAAGGCAACACTTTGAACATTCCTTTTGACATCAACAAATATTGCGTTGGCGGAATTGTAACTAAAACCAATATAACTTAGCAGTCCCTCTATTTCAGGTGAATCAATGGTTTCTAATTTAGGGGGACATAGAGTCACACTGGCTTGATAGTATTTATCCAAAAAAAGAGAATACAGAATTGATGTCAGGCAGAATAAAAATGAAAAAATACCAACCACAAGTATTTTTTTTAAAACAATTTGGCAACAATACCAATTTGCACTATCCACCTTATTCATGTTGTCCTCAAAAATGATTTATTGTTGGATTAGTTTAATTTCTTCATACAATTAAACAACAAAAAAGCCCTCAATTTATCAATTACGCAGAGTAAAAACACTAAATAAAAGCTATACCATTGCACGGCATCACATCTTTTTGAGCCAAGAAGAAGTCGACCTTATAGTTTCGCTTTACTAAAACTTTAAACCTTGGTCTTAAAATTATTAGTGAATCAAAATGATAAAATCCTAAGAATGTGCAAATCATGCAAAGGTCTCTTTCTGGACATAGCTCCGCCCTTTCGGCGACAGGCTTCACCGACAATGTAAAAGGACATCTTTAGTTAGCCTATTGGCTAAAATCAATAAAACCCTTTGATTTCACAAGCAATTCCGGATTATTACAGAAGTCAGCATCTATATCCTCCCCCAGTTCTAAAAGAATTTTGATTTCCTTTTTAATATCTTCATATTCTTTGAGTTTGTGTTTCAAACAATGGAGGATCAAATGTGTTAATTCTTTTAGTCCGATTGGTGTAATGTGATAAAGATATGCATTTTTATGTGAAGTGTTTTTGAACTGCTCGATCCGGATAAGTCCAGTTTGAACGATTGCTGATATACAATAGTTGATTTTCCCGAGACTAACTCCAATCATTTTGCTCATCTCTCTCTGGGTTAGACTTGGATTGTCCTTTAAAAGTGAAAGCAATTTTAAT encodes:
- the asnB gene encoding asparagine synthase (glutamine-hydrolyzing), coding for MCGVFGLARFDGQGIEKAWMARMGLLLSHRGPDAEGFFFHPESDQSAKVNVAFGHERLSILDLSSKSNQPFIDRSNDLVLVYNGEVYNFKEIRQLLKAKGYLFNSEGDTEVVMAAYKEWGIHAAKYLDGMFAFAIWDKRRSQIVVSRDSIGIKPLYYFEGNNSFAFSSELKALLSLPMVERKINSAALADYLSLRYIPAPHSIVSNVHKLEPGHTLVVSTETGRSIKEKHWNVPFSQDQRDIAFNEADAAERFDELFNKVVKEQLVSDVSVGCFLSGGLDSSLVAAVARKHYGPELKTFTIGFSEPEFNEAVFARKIAKQLGTSHHEHYVEGNDMVDLVQSLYSVYDEPFGDASAIPSIVLTRYAGAHLKVCLSGDGGDELFHGYQWYKQFDRLANIFRAPLGIRKLFFKTIFRKRYENTIIEGVLERKFSEAVKYNCLFSPVMRKNLIGTSVGSYSGLVDGIFNDKPGSRDEMYHNIFKLGLLSWLPGDFLVKVDRASMAEGLEVRVPMLDRRLVEFAANLPLKANRPGDQGKLLVKKALSRYLPQNLYDRPKKGFSIPLTKWLADNLFEMVSDLLSKRSVETYGILNPKAVQGHLDAFCRFPEKEATRIWLLLNLQLWCENNLKQSSV
- a CDS encoding CDP-alcohol phosphatidyltransferase family protein, with the protein product MEKKHGQWIKAFYRRVSYYLCLVLIKTPIRPNHLTASRLLWIIIAGSLIQFNEYRYDLLASFMIFLFSVLDAADGTLARMKNDLSLWGTWLDNQIDRIGFVILYVAVGFRLGLEYENSFWVLFPLVVLLMAWVRVLMCGDAHLYEKFVQLRGLLEGPNVPPESVANVEGKGAKKYQTIMSQIKMQIAPHTHNLALYVIVGLVLKQLVLMIVFTAILTFAWWGILNYRVWRKASMIDRK
- a CDS encoding oligosaccharide flippase family protein; translated protein: MSFFKKTAQFFSLSLVASAISLLNSILAVRILGPNQYGAYVILFILPNLFSSLGSFGLGPSLIFHLNKKKIPMTPLLGVGALFGFTIGMLYYSGSVLFIDFFSAFVLNDKVDQSLLCISLLSVPFILMQNNLLSLVQGTYRMSAYGILSEIFPASVRFILIIILLYCFDGNILSMVCLTIATHMLSTASCIGFLLKSIEGGLSIRALLPNWEICRSLFSFGGKGYMGAVIQKANQSVVKLILTSFFSVDVVGCYALAENFANYSAMLIRKITISFMPKVSMSTEGEVKNFLPLLISSTTIYMIITGSACATLVTPFVNLMYGEAFASVIPLTWVLLPGAMFLSYIRICNVTFTHTGRPLIKTFIRSIGFVINLLLILVFIHSQGVSGVALAYSTSNFAMAVMATLLLKYYFELSPYQLFIIKQETILLIGNNMKALFFKLRQTVQRNIIRK
- a CDS encoding O-antigen ligase family protein, giving the protein MEASDKAKMKAHFESFAILLLSFIFFLPLPYFSDSSQRIIEFTILMLLGSTIYIFRKEPINKWIDNSGVVYLLFILICGFFTCVELQKIMFSEDALFLIHIYITTSLSAIVYVITYRNFNCNDDFSITPVVLKLFFAFTILFAAYTAWYGMTLRILSGNSIMESYSFAKDWVDRGYVWNWIGGTSENPLFIFVFVSFWIGYVKAQKRFFLISVLLLTLTMGISYICYSRAGIILTVLLFLFVLFSKLGKKKTFLSLAGTLTVGFVLNSEYSVNLGDRIYEFINMGKVSLFSGRSQLIAEGLLISFRDGFLGRGFHATELDKPLFLNKGFSSLADFNTHNIFINQIIEIGIIGLLFFLIFFIITYRKARMVKKVGKNQSIRGVGSGCQYMVISFALVCPLVPHLEKRLSVFGIIMMLTAIANKLASIGDQDASRGHTFGET